One genomic segment of bacterium includes these proteins:
- a CDS encoding Gfo/Idh/MocA family oxidoreductase, protein MGKIRAAVVGAGYLGRFHALKYAKLPQVELVAVVDLLYERAKAVAKETGAQPMTDFRDLQARVDAVTVAVPTTDHHMIATWLMNKGIHVLVEKPMAATLEQAQEMVDLCIEKGVVLQVGHLERFNPIFREIRTRVRKPLFFNCERISPYPGRGTDVDVVLDLMIHDIDLVLDLLGETPVEVEAIGVPVLTSTYDMVSARLRFPKGQVANLTASRVSAKSLRKIRIFQPDTYISVDFARTEAQIFRKLPPQAPGTLPRIAGEKLQMEPGDALLEEVSSFVDVITRGGKPEVDGLTALRCLEVALAVCSSIEANVPQDLGLVS, encoded by the coding sequence ATGGGAAAGATTAGGGCTGCCGTGGTGGGAGCAGGATATTTGGGGCGTTTCCACGCTCTCAAGTATGCCAAGTTGCCTCAAGTGGAACTGGTGGCTGTGGTGGACCTGTTGTACGAGCGGGCCAAGGCGGTGGCCAAGGAAACCGGTGCCCAGCCCATGACGGATTTCAGAGATCTTCAAGCACGGGTGGACGCGGTCACCGTGGCTGTGCCCACCACTGATCACCACATGATAGCAACCTGGCTCATGAACAAAGGGATTCATGTACTGGTGGAAAAGCCCATGGCTGCCACCCTGGAGCAAGCCCAGGAAATGGTGGATCTGTGCATTGAGAAGGGTGTGGTCTTGCAGGTGGGTCATTTGGAACGATTCAACCCCATTTTTCGGGAGATAAGAACTAGGGTAAGAAAGCCTCTCTTTTTCAATTGCGAGAGGATCAGCCCGTATCCAGGGCGGGGCACAGATGTTGACGTTGTCTTGGATCTGATGATCCATGACATAGACTTGGTGCTGGACTTGCTGGGGGAAACTCCAGTGGAAGTGGAGGCCATAGGTGTGCCTGTGTTGACCTCCACCTATGACATGGTGAGTGCAAGGCTTCGCTTTCCCAAGGGGCAGGTAGCCAATTTGACCGCCAGCAGGGTTTCGGCCAAGAGCCTTAGAAAGATAAGAATATTCCAGCCGGATACATACATCTCAGTAGATTTCGCAAGGACTGAGGCACAGATATTCAGGAAGCTTCCACCTCAGGCCCCTGGCACACTGCCCAGAATCGCCGGTGAGAAACTTCAGATGGAACCAGGTGACGCTCTGCTGGAAGAGGTTAGTTCATTCGTAGATGTGATCACCAGGGGTGGAAAGCCCGAGGTCGATGGACTCACGGCTTTGAGGTGTCTGGAGGTGGCACTGGCTGTTTGTTCTAGCATAGAGGCCAATGTGCCCCAGGATCTAGGCTTGGTATCTTGA
- a CDS encoding ABC transporter ATP-binding protein, translated as MKIYIRLLGFVRPYIRRLVGAVACMGIYSAFSGALAWLVKPVVDRIFVEQDATMLALLPLAVMGVSLGKGLADYGQAYLMAWVGQRVIADVREKVYGHLQDLSLSFFHRNPTGQLISRITNDVNLLHGTVTDAVTGFLKDILTICALVGVIFHNDWLLATVSLIVFPAAVAPLAKMGKRIRGFSRRSQVQMGSLTTILHEVLSGQPVVKAFCQEAREKERFCKENKALFRTLMKRYRIRALSSPLMETLGGIGAAAAIYVGGYRVLNGEMTTGAFFSFIAALGMLYEPIKRLNKLNLLVQEGMAAAERIFQVLDEEPEVKEMPGARILAPITQAVELRDVSFGYGQERVLSHVNLRISKGEVVALVGESGGGKTTLAHLIPRFFDPTEGVVMIDGHDVREVTLSSLRGQIALVTQHTVLFNDTVLNNIAYGRPGASLEEIRAAAMAANAHGFIEMLPEGYNTIIGEAGTKLSGGERQRLCIARALVKDAPILILDEATSSLDAESEEEVQKALEVLMKGRTVLVIAHRLSTVRNAQRIVVIKRGTIVEEGDHPSLLKLNGEYARLYRLQAESMDSYQARAIGLEGGPR; from the coding sequence GTGAAGATCTATATCAGGCTCTTGGGTTTCGTGCGTCCTTACATCAGGAGGCTTGTTGGGGCCGTGGCCTGCATGGGCATCTACTCGGCCTTCTCAGGCGCCCTGGCATGGCTGGTCAAGCCGGTAGTGGATCGCATATTTGTGGAGCAAGACGCCACAATGCTGGCTTTGCTACCCCTGGCTGTGATGGGAGTGAGTCTAGGCAAGGGGCTTGCCGATTACGGTCAGGCATATCTCATGGCCTGGGTGGGTCAGCGGGTCATCGCAGATGTGAGGGAAAAAGTATACGGCCACCTGCAGGATCTCTCCCTTTCTTTTTTTCACAGAAATCCGACGGGACAGCTCATTTCAAGGATCACCAACGACGTAAATCTGCTCCACGGCACGGTGACCGATGCTGTGACAGGTTTCTTGAAAGATATTCTTACCATCTGCGCCTTGGTTGGGGTCATCTTCCACAATGACTGGCTCCTGGCCACGGTGTCTCTCATAGTTTTTCCTGCTGCGGTGGCCCCTCTTGCCAAGATGGGCAAACGCATCAGGGGTTTCAGCAGAAGATCCCAAGTACAGATGGGCTCTCTCACCACCATTTTACATGAGGTGCTCTCGGGTCAGCCTGTGGTGAAGGCTTTTTGCCAGGAGGCAAGAGAAAAAGAGAGATTTTGCAAGGAGAACAAGGCGCTTTTTCGCACCCTCATGAAGCGTTACAGGATTAGAGCACTTTCTTCCCCACTGATGGAAACACTGGGTGGAATCGGGGCTGCTGCGGCCATATATGTGGGCGGCTACAGAGTGCTCAATGGAGAGATGACTACAGGGGCTTTTTTCTCTTTCATTGCTGCTCTGGGGATGCTCTACGAGCCCATAAAGAGACTTAACAAGTTGAACCTCTTGGTTCAAGAAGGCATGGCTGCGGCAGAGCGCATTTTCCAGGTCTTGGACGAAGAACCTGAGGTAAAGGAAATGCCAGGGGCCAGGATCTTGGCTCCCATAACTCAGGCCGTGGAACTCAGGGATGTGAGTTTCGGTTATGGCCAAGAAAGGGTGCTCTCCCATGTGAATCTTCGCATATCCAAGGGTGAAGTTGTGGCCCTGGTGGGAGAAAGCGGTGGAGGCAAGACTACTTTGGCCCATTTGATTCCCCGTTTTTTTGATCCCACCGAAGGAGTGGTCATGATAGACGGCCATGATGTACGGGAGGTCACTCTGAGCTCCCTCAGGGGGCAAATAGCACTGGTCACTCAGCACACGGTGCTCTTCAACGACACTGTACTGAACAACATTGCCTATGGTCGACCAGGCGCATCCCTGGAGGAGATCCGGGCTGCAGCCATGGCGGCCAATGCCCATGGCTTCATAGAAATGCTCCCCGAGGGATATAATACGATCATCGGGGAAGCAGGCACAAAACTCTCAGGCGGTGAGCGCCAGAGGTTATGCATAGCAAGAGCCCTCGTAAAGGACGCCCCCATATTGATTCTGGATGAGGCCACATCCTCCCTGGATGCAGAGTCTGAAGAAGAGGTGCAAAAGGCCCTGGAGGTCTTGATGAAAGGCCGTACGGTGCTGGTCATAGCCCATCGCCTCTCCACGGTTCGCAATGCCCAGCGCATAGTGGTGATAAAGAGGGGAACCATAGTGGAGGAAGGTGATCACCCAAGCCTCCTGAAACTCAACGGAGAGTATGCGCGTCTTTACAGACTTCAGGCCGAATCCATGGACAGCTACCAAGCAAGAGCCATTGGGCTTGAAGGAGGGCCCAGGTGA
- the lpxK gene encoding tetraacyldisaccharide 4'-kinase: MGLRAAVESRVRFAQEPRDAWGVPLGCISWFYRGAVHLRNRWYDKGIGVRRLPAPVVSVGNLTAGGTGKTPMVILLSDLLKQKGAKVTVLSRGYGRSRTSSILQVSEGNGSKVSVRAAGDEPYMMAQRLKGVSIWVGADRFRAGMAAWETNHCDVFILDDGFQHRALARDLDLVVARLPRPWGNNKLIPAGPLREPVSSLKRAQLLVFTGEPDGGSQIQYSEATKPIPSIGAFLRAKNLRVMGGQQTYPVEFLRGKKAALVCAIGDPHGLGNMVRALGAELGPCLFFPDHHWYTPHDASCIKSLVGEVDLIVTTEKDIWKIRETGLDVPLLMALEVDLEVQGMGSLEALLERLMV; this comes from the coding sequence TTGGGCTTGAGGGCTGCTGTGGAATCCAGGGTGAGGTTCGCTCAGGAGCCCCGGGACGCATGGGGAGTGCCCCTTGGGTGTATCTCCTGGTTCTACAGAGGGGCGGTCCATCTCAGGAACAGATGGTATGACAAGGGAATCGGGGTAAGGAGGCTTCCGGCTCCTGTTGTCTCGGTGGGGAACCTGACCGCAGGCGGGACCGGCAAGACCCCCATGGTGATCCTGCTTTCAGACTTACTCAAACAAAAGGGCGCCAAGGTCACTGTTCTTTCCAGAGGTTATGGAAGGTCTAGAACCTCTTCCATCCTGCAGGTAAGCGAAGGCAACGGAAGCAAGGTATCTGTCAGAGCCGCAGGAGACGAGCCTTACATGATGGCCCAAAGACTAAAGGGAGTGTCAATTTGGGTCGGGGCTGACAGGTTTAGGGCAGGCATGGCGGCTTGGGAGACAAATCACTGCGATGTTTTCATCCTGGATGACGGATTTCAGCACAGGGCCTTGGCTCGTGATTTGGATCTTGTGGTGGCAAGGCTTCCGAGACCCTGGGGCAACAACAAACTAATACCAGCAGGCCCCCTTAGGGAACCTGTGAGTTCTCTTAAGAGGGCTCAACTGCTTGTATTTACAGGTGAGCCAGATGGGGGATCCCAGATCCAATACTCAGAGGCAACAAAGCCGATCCCATCCATTGGAGCATTTTTGAGGGCCAAGAATCTGAGGGTCATGGGGGGCCAGCAGACCTACCCTGTGGAGTTCCTGAGGGGCAAAAAGGCAGCCTTGGTCTGTGCCATAGGAGATCCCCATGGGCTTGGCAACATGGTCAGAGCCTTGGGGGCCGAGTTGGGCCCCTGCCTTTTTTTCCCAGACCATCACTGGTATACTCCCCACGATGCTTCATGTATAAAGAGCCTTGTTGGAGAGGTGGACCTCATAGTCACAACAGAGAAAGATATCTGGAAGATCAGGGAGACAGGCCTGGATGTGCCTCTGCTCATGGCTTTAGAGGTGGATCTGGAGGTGCAAGGCATGGGCAGCCTGGAGGCCTTATTGGAGAGGTTAATGGTTTGA
- a CDS encoding lysophospholipid acyltransferase family protein: MSKRFVRSTLVRGLPPLVYWLLRALEKSIRWVEINPEPARRLWLGGQRVILAFWHNRMLMAPFFYRGRGLRILISQHTDGEIIRRVMLHFGFGSVRGSSTRGGARAFRELIRSAQEGQDIVITPDGPRGPRYKVQKGIVELAWKTGLPIIAVSFSTRSRLEIPSWDGLVLPMPFTQGIFIWDHPLWVPAQADASQREHIREALEQRMKLITQRADEYFLSPAG, from the coding sequence GTGAGTAAGCGTTTTGTGCGCTCAACCCTTGTACGAGGGCTTCCACCGCTTGTGTACTGGCTTCTTAGGGCATTGGAGAAGAGCATCCGCTGGGTGGAAATCAACCCCGAGCCGGCCAGGAGACTTTGGTTGGGGGGGCAGCGGGTCATTCTGGCTTTTTGGCACAACCGAATGTTGATGGCGCCTTTCTTCTACAGAGGAAGGGGGCTTAGGATCCTCATCAGTCAGCACACAGATGGAGAGATAATCCGCCGGGTCATGCTTCACTTTGGCTTCGGCAGTGTAAGGGGATCCAGCACCAGGGGTGGGGCACGGGCCTTCAGGGAATTGATCAGAAGTGCTCAGGAAGGCCAAGACATAGTCATAACCCCCGATGGGCCCAGGGGGCCTCGTTATAAGGTGCAAAAGGGAATCGTGGAGCTGGCCTGGAAAACGGGGCTTCCCATCATTGCAGTATCTTTCAGTACAAGGAGTCGTTTGGAGATACCCAGTTGGGACGGCCTTGTCTTGCCCATGCCTTTTACCCAGGGAATCTTCATTTGGGATCATCCTTTGTGGGTACCAGCCCAGGCCGACGCTTCCCAAAGAGAGCACATCCGAGAGGCCTTGGAACAAAGGATGAAACTCATAACCCAGAGAGCAGATGAATACTTCCTTTCACCAGCGGGTTGA
- a CDS encoding 3-deoxy-D-manno-octulosonic acid transferase, whose translation MNTSFHQRVESAMQGPVALYNAALMVALALGSPLWASLLALKPRMRTGFFEKLMGKAPRLRGQQHPGVWFHAVSVGEVMASLPLLEALSSACKQRGVWLSTVTSTGQAVAKAKARGIRDTFYLPYDLPWSVERAIRSLRPGLFITAETEIWPNLLAGMRRHKIPSAMVNGRISDRSFPQYKRFRSLFKTVLECFEVFCMQSQESAERMVAMGADPARVHVVGNMKFDVSIPPLEQSHWRTLLNIPNGAQVWVAGSTHPGEEEVILRAFLKLSQANPNLYLVIAPRAPERFDEVETLVACMGVEVRRRTRPTRPGARVILLDSIGELAQVYVLATVVFVGGSLVPKGGHNPLEAALHGKAVVFGPHMENFREIASVLLKAGGARSVNNEEELLLFVGELLRNPELVERMGHRAQSVLLAHRGATQRTMEILEPLLERDPWA comes from the coding sequence ATGAATACTTCCTTTCACCAGCGGGTTGAAAGTGCCATGCAAGGCCCTGTGGCTTTGTACAACGCGGCACTCATGGTGGCCCTGGCACTGGGAAGCCCTTTGTGGGCGAGCCTCTTGGCCTTGAAACCTAGGATGCGCACAGGTTTCTTTGAGAAACTCATGGGCAAGGCTCCCCGTCTAAGAGGTCAGCAACACCCAGGCGTTTGGTTCCATGCAGTCTCGGTGGGAGAGGTAATGGCAAGCCTTCCCCTCCTAGAAGCCTTGAGCTCTGCCTGCAAGCAAAGGGGGGTATGGCTTTCCACAGTGACCTCCACGGGGCAGGCAGTGGCCAAGGCAAAGGCCCGAGGCATCAGAGACACCTTTTACCTGCCTTATGATCTGCCTTGGAGTGTTGAAAGGGCGATCCGCAGTTTGCGTCCTGGCCTTTTCATCACAGCTGAGACGGAGATATGGCCAAACCTCCTGGCTGGTATGAGACGCCACAAGATCCCCTCAGCCATGGTAAACGGCCGAATATCAGATCGCTCCTTCCCCCAATACAAGAGGTTCAGGTCCCTTTTCAAGACGGTGCTGGAATGTTTTGAGGTTTTCTGCATGCAGTCCCAGGAGTCAGCAGAAAGAATGGTTGCCATGGGTGCTGATCCAGCCAGGGTCCATGTGGTGGGCAACATGAAGTTCGATGTTTCCATTCCACCGCTGGAGCAATCCCATTGGAGAACCTTACTGAATATACCCAATGGGGCTCAGGTCTGGGTGGCAGGAAGCACACACCCTGGAGAGGAAGAAGTGATTCTAAGAGCCTTTCTAAAGCTGTCCCAAGCCAATCCCAATCTTTACCTGGTGATTGCTCCTAGAGCACCCGAAAGGTTCGATGAGGTGGAAACCCTTGTGGCCTGCATGGGTGTTGAAGTCCGCAGAAGGACCAGGCCAACACGCCCAGGGGCCAGGGTCATCCTGTTGGACAGTATTGGAGAGTTGGCTCAGGTATATGTTTTGGCTACGGTTGTTTTTGTGGGAGGCAGTTTGGTACCAAAAGGAGGCCACAACCCTCTGGAAGCTGCTTTGCATGGTAAGGCGGTGGTTTTTGGTCCTCACATGGAGAATTTCAGGGAAATAGCCTCTGTGCTGTTGAAAGCTGGCGGAGCCAGATCCGTGAATAATGAAGAAGAGCTGCTCCTTTTTGTGGGGGAACTCCTGAGAAATCCGGAACTGGTGGAGAGGATGGGGCATAGGGCACAATCAGTGCTTTTGGCCCACAGGGGAGCCACCCAAAGGACCATGGAGATCCTGGAACCCCTTTTGGAGAGAGACCCTTGGGCTTGA
- the lpxB gene encoding lipid-A-disaccharide synthase, which produces MKGTSQVLMVAGEPSGDLHAAHVAAALREMCPHLRLWGMGGMHMQKKGVELLVDISGVSVVGISEVLSHLKAILTARRRLLRAVQDRNPSLAILVDFPDFNLWLARALRKRGIRILYYIAPQAWAWRRGRVRQMARLVERLAVILPFEEEFFCSGGVPATYVGHPLLEEIPMENSRQQAMTDLGLNPQCTILGLLPGSRSKEVERILPVMLEAARILTGKLHGLIPVVALSPALELEPIRMRAQNICPGVRVIQGKAHDVLRVSTVAAVASGTATLEAALLGTPMVVVYKASWVSYLLARAMVKVKHVSLVNILAGHKVVPELIQKDFTTQRLADEISDLLEDPCRRTKMQEAMARLAQDLGTQRASINVARMASEMLGREPRLCSSLGSEGEKQ; this is translated from the coding sequence ATGAAAGGGACGTCTCAGGTCTTGATGGTGGCTGGGGAGCCCTCGGGCGACCTGCACGCCGCCCATGTGGCAGCTGCTTTGAGGGAAATGTGTCCTCATCTGAGGCTTTGGGGTATGGGCGGCATGCATATGCAGAAAAAGGGGGTGGAGCTCTTGGTGGATATCTCCGGGGTTTCGGTGGTGGGAATCTCGGAGGTGCTCTCCCACCTCAAGGCCATTCTCACGGCCAGGAGAAGGCTGCTTAGGGCCGTCCAAGACAGAAATCCAAGCCTTGCTATTCTGGTGGACTTTCCAGACTTCAACCTATGGCTGGCAAGGGCCCTGAGAAAAAGAGGGATCAGGATCCTTTACTACATAGCCCCACAGGCTTGGGCCTGGAGAAGAGGCAGGGTCAGACAGATGGCCAGGCTGGTGGAAAGATTGGCCGTGATATTGCCTTTTGAGGAGGAATTCTTTTGTTCAGGTGGGGTACCAGCCACATATGTGGGGCATCCACTTCTGGAAGAGATCCCCATGGAAAACTCCAGGCAACAGGCCATGACAGACCTGGGACTGAATCCCCAATGTACAATTTTGGGGCTTCTGCCCGGGAGTCGTTCCAAGGAAGTGGAACGGATCTTACCGGTCATGTTGGAAGCGGCCAGGATTCTCACGGGCAAGCTCCACGGGCTTATACCCGTGGTGGCCCTTTCTCCTGCTCTGGAACTAGAACCCATTCGCATGAGAGCCCAAAACATATGCCCTGGAGTCAGGGTGATCCAGGGGAAGGCTCATGATGTCTTGCGTGTATCAACAGTGGCGGCTGTGGCTTCGGGAACTGCAACCCTGGAAGCCGCCTTGCTGGGCACCCCCATGGTGGTGGTTTACAAGGCCTCCTGGGTGAGCTACTTGCTGGCCAGAGCCATGGTAAAGGTGAAACATGTTTCCCTGGTGAACATATTGGCAGGCCACAAGGTGGTGCCAGAGCTGATCCAAAAGGATTTCACAACCCAAAGGTTGGCTGATGAGATATCAGATCTTCTAGAGGACCCCTGCCGGCGCACAAAAATGCAGGAAGCCATGGCCAGGTTGGCCCAGGATCTAGGCACCCAGAGAGCCAGTATCAATGTGGCCCGTATGGCCTCAGAGATGCTGGGCAGAGAACCGAGGCTTTGCTCATCCTTGGGCAGTGAAGGAGAGAAGCAGTGA